DNA sequence from the Dunckerocampus dactyliophorus isolate RoL2022-P2 chromosome 4, RoL_Ddac_1.1, whole genome shotgun sequence genome:
GAACAACAAatgaatttttaacaaaatatttagaaatgttCAACAAGCTAACCTGACAGGCTCCTGTaaagaaatagaaaataaaagctaGTGGAGTTGAGTTGATCAAGCATCCTCTTCCATCTTCCCAAGTACAGGCAGACTCCATCACACAAGAACCTGCAACATGCAGAGCATGGTAGACATACGGGCCAAGAAGCCTCCAAAGTCCTTTATCCTCCCGGTCGCCATCATTTTCATCTTGATCTTCATCATTGGACTCatattcatcttcatcttcatgtcATCGGCACCTCCTAACCTGCAGAATCTGCCAGAACCGAAGAACAACCAGGACGGTGCAGGACGAGTGAAcatggaggtaaaaaaaaactcatcttGTAGAAttccaaacagctaaaataacacGCTGCTCACAAAAaacttaatttgttttttaaagttgtcctttttggaaaattaggtagttatgagaatgaagtcaaatattatgggaataaagtataaagaagatagttgaaatggttggaaaataaaaacaaaacagcacaattgaacatgtctgaaaaggagtagaaagaagcagagcttaattAAATACTACGCCCTCTACATGTCTCAGCTGTTACTGACAATATTTGGGACAAGgctaaaaaactaaaatgaaagTAAAGGAATCGCTGAAATTGAATCATAATTGTTTGTTTTACGTTCACAGGCTCATCTGCTCAACGCAGGTTAGCATGTCAATCAATTTATGTTTACATTTCACATAATGCTCCctttcttttgtgctttttcttaatatattttttattcccACAGGCATTTGCCCTCAGACATGGCGTGAACATGGCAATAGATGTTTCCGCTTTGTTAAAGACAGGAAGAAGTGGACTGATGCTGAGGTATGCCAGCCCTTCTTAATTCTACAAATGTACTTTGCAATATCCTCGCTTGTTTCTCCGTAACGACACAAAATGTCAACTCTTtaaaaccttttgcacttttaacACTTAGTtttgtacagtacacacacacacacacacacacacacaacatacccCTGAAGAAACATgtactgcatgctttgaatgggaaaaagtaaacaatacaaaaataaaaaattgaaagGCAATAGTCCACGGTGAAATGTTAGCATTAAATTGCATTACTGTACTGCAAATAGAAGCTGTTTCTTCTGAGATGTTAACAAACCGACTCACCAGACAAGACGATGCACTATATTGGGTCCACGAGGACAAGATGagatttaacattaattttaaggagagtacaatggaaaaatgtcacagagcAATCCAGGTGCATTTTGATGACAAAATTGATGACACAAATTGATGACAAatgatattgtcaacattgtcaacattttttgagagcaAATAAAGCACTACCACGACGTATGAGGCGTGTTATGAAGCGGAGTCGATCACCGCAGTATCATCATTcactcattaactcattcaatcccagccatttttcaaaggaCAAGCCCTTCAGTTcgggccattttagacgattttgactgatctttcaaggcacacagaatgtggctatataaacatagaacctaccaaaagaaagattagactcctgtctttcatcagaaaaaaaaattgtttctaaAAAGGgcgaaaaccagctttttgtgaagatacatttcaagcagaactttgacacaaatttgaTGCTGTTGAGACTGCTCAAATACCTAAACAACTACCAAcatcatttacaaatataacaactaTTTatgattttcacatttggaactgaactgtgcgtgtgcatgcgttaaaatttccctacaatgcaaaCATaatctgcacgctacactccaccacgctcttccactttctccttgctgtcatgtatgatttttccattgaaattcacatgccgagctcttaacaaatgcacttctgccaccttgtggccgtttttatggcttaaaactgctctaaaagtgacatccattagtgtgcagttgcgtcatcacctcctttagtctctcacacaaaaaaacggaatgcgtctttgggatcgggcattcaagtttataaaaacgtataaatacgtttttggTAGTGAATGACTTACTGATGAAAGAAacccacttaaccctttatcGTCCGATACATGGTCACCGATAagcctgactttcatttctgctactaACTTGGAGCATTAAAAACTAACTTCCACCAGGTTATCAGCGGTGCTTGTGAATGGTGCAACTATGtgttttgatttgacaaatcttaagtaactttgatcaaatgtagaattagtaCAGCTTCGTTAGTACATGCACACGTCACTCCCTGATGTTGGGAACAACGAGCAAGATTGGATTACAAGGCCTATCGTGTacataaagcacttaatgtatGCTTCCAATAATGGCCTGCACCCTGCCACTTGGATATTGTACTGCagtatcattcatagtagccatgGCATACTTTGCCAATACTCTGCCAATTCTAGctggataaagctgctggatgcttcATCAGCCACAGTTGTTCATGCCAACCTTATGCCGTCCTTTGCTTTTTCAGGCGTACTGCGTTGCCAGGGGCGGACACTTGGCCTCAGTTCACAACCAAACCATGTACAACTTCTTGAAGGAATTGGCTAATGGATGCTTGATTTGGGTTGGGGGCTACAAAGAGGTGGGTGATTTAATAATCACAGATTCATTAAGACATGctgttttttaatacaaaatgtgtATACCAACACACATGTTAAATGTCATAGTAAAACAACTTAGTTTGGGTTGAAATCATCTTTGAAGATGAGTAGTTCTCTGCCATTTTCatgttgtaaaagtagctctcacaaaaaaGGCCAGAGCACTGCTCAATAGGATGCCAATTTCATAGCTTGAACtaatcctttcatgtttcagaACGATGAGTGGAAATGGACGGATGGTTCCAAGTTTGAAGTGAAGAAGTATGAAGAGAAGTCTGAAAAGGATGCTGGATGGGCCAACAGCCAGCCCAATAACTGCTCTGGTCGCCAAGATTGTGTGGAGATGTGGAGTTGCTGTAGGACTGCAGAAATGCATTCATGATGTATGGAGATTTTAAGAACCCTTCatcttgtaacttttttcttcaCAGATGGACTCAATGATGAGTCCTGTCATCTGAAACAACCATTTATTTGTCAGCACTGATGGGATGGTCTCCGCTGGGTGATCTGGCTGCTCCTTCAAAGATGCCAGTGCTGAAAGATCATCGCTCTACGTTCAATTCAGTCGCTTTAAagaatcataatcataatcagcGTGCATGTTATCCCTAACAATCTGCAAGACTGGAGACAAAACACTCAATTACAAACTAAAGCTAGCACTATTTGCAGGCAGCATTCAGTTCAGGAGCTAACACAATCTCACAGAAAATgaagctattaaaaaaaaacacatttttgagtgAATATATTTTGAACCAACATACTCTGTATAACCACATATAATCACAGTTATAGGAATTCACTCATCTTCTACATTTTCCAGCAGCTAATTttgtagaataaagtcaaataattgTCAAAAGTCATATCAAGAGAAATGttgtaacaacaaaaaagtttttacgatgtttaacaatgtttttgtgtatgctttTCACATCTAAGccctaaagggactgtttggaACCATTTGATGGCTAGCTAGAGAATGCTAACTTTGGAAGTTGTTGCATGCATtatgtgtatgaatgtatagcctatcacaATCACACAATTCCAagtaaaagttttttttgttgtctttgaaACCACTATGCTAGCATGCTAGGTGCTGGTGTTTTTTGATTTTGTGGTTAACCTTGagagttgcaaacagtcccttgaaatatttctatattgttTGATACTGTTTGACTTATttaagcaggggtgtcacaatacaCGATATTGGCTTCACGAGGACCAGACAATATTTGAACATTACttagaaaactacaatgaaagGAATGGAAAAACAAGACTTGTTTAACGGAGTCATAGTCGAGTGACGCTGGAAACGCagcaggttggattgcaaggtttccAGTGTGTGTTAAGCACTTGTGGTGcgcttccaatcctgcctggcCCACtgtcacttccatattatgcATATTAGCGTTTccagtagcaatgccatagttcagtctgattggcttctggctgccctgttcctgttcctgtgacACCCCTATGATCTGTTTCATAATTATATAGTGTTTCACATGTTAGTCCAATATGTGCTACTGGAATCAATAAAGTGTGCTTTGTGTCATTTAGGACaccttttttccctcttttcaAGTTGTAAATTGctagttacatagccatgttATGAGAAAATTCTGCTTCCTGAGATGAAGTCATTAAGATCCTCCTGTGGGATTATTGTCACCTAAAAAGTCAATCATCACAATACTTTTACTTGAAtatttaatatagtttaccaTTTTAATGCTCACATCTTTGTGACGAAAGCATCAGTCAGCTTCACCTGTAGAACTATACAATATGCCGTGGACCGACTTGGCACTGGTGGAAGAGCCAAGATTCACCTGGCGGGGTAAGGATGAGAAGATGAGCAAGCAGCCCACAATGCCAAGGCAGGAGCTGGTTCTcaatgtcaagggagttgggagcaaaGTCAGCATGAAAAGTGCTGTAAGCATGTACAGACCCGTCTGaatggcatgctgacagcaggaatgtcaaccagagctgttgctcgtgtattaaatgttcatttctctaccataagccgaCTCCAAAGgcatttcagagaatttggcagtacatccaaccagcctcacaactgCAGACCatgtgtaaccacaccagcccaggacctccacatccagcatgttcacctcccAGATCGTCTGAGACCAACCAGTCGGACAGCTGCTGAATCAAACTGCTGaatcggtttgcataaccaaagaatttctgcacaaacgtTCAGAAAACCATCttagggaagctcatctgctgGCTCGTCATCCTCATCGGGGTCTCAACCTGACTCCAGTTTGTTGTCGTaaccgacttgagtgggcaaatgctcacattcgatgATGTCTAGAGAGGTGTGCTCTTCATGTTTGAATCCCGGTTTACATtgttcagggcagatggcagacagcgtgtgtggcGTCATGTGGGTGAATGGTTTTCTGATGTCAATGTTGTGGATCGAGGATccatggtggcggtggggttatggtatgggcaggcgtCTCTTATGGACGAAGAACACAGGTGCTTTTTATTGATggtattttgaatgcacagacaTACCGTGACGAGAtgctgaggcccattgttgtgccatacatccaagaacatcacctcatgttgcagctggataatgcacggccccatgttgcaaggatctgtacacaattcttggaGGCTGAAAACGTCCCaattcttgcatggccagcatattcactggacatgtcacccattgagcatgtttgggatgctctggattggcTTATACGACAGCATGTACCAGTTCCCaccaatatccagcaactttccacagccattgaagaggagtggaccaacattccacaggccgCAATTGACAACCTGACAACCTGACTATACCGCTCTGTAATGATCACGAAGATTTTAAACAGGGCTATGCCCTATTTGCTTTTAATCTGAACCCCAGCGAGGATTCTGGTGCTCTATCAACAGTATCCACCGGCACAGTGAGGCTGGAAATGCGATTTAGAGTCCCCCTCCCCCACACCACTACCCTGATTGTGTACGCGTGTTACGACTCGATTCTGGAAATTAATTCAAAGCGGCAGGTTTTGGTGGATTATTACTAACATCATGAATGGAAAAGAGCTTGAAACCCTTATGAAACGTCTACAGGGAGATTTATTTCAGGGTGTTTACGCCTCAGATGAATTACAAACTCTACGCCCCAAGCCCCCCTGCTATTACATCGTCAACACACACCCGCGTAACCTGCCTGGAGAGCACTGGCTTGCCCTGACCCTGGAAAAGGACGGCTATGGGAGCTTCTTTGACTCGTTTGGATTCCCCCCAGACTTTAAATAGTATCCTCAAAGTATAGTGACTTTTCTGGAAAACAATTCTGATCGTATCGTGTATCATAACCATCAACTTCAGCATGAACTATCAACCACCTGCGGGCAGCATTGTGTGTACTACTTATGCAGAAGAGGGTGTGGTCTGTCTTATCGAGACGTCAGAGACTGCTACACAGAGGATGTGATTAAAAATGATGCTATGGTTTCTGCATTTGTTGAGCGTGATTCGTTAAGCTGTGGGGGCCAGCTGGCCtgttcttctcataaatttCAAGATTGTCACTGCCTGTAACAgtttttaataaacattttaattaaagaCACTTCAaggctttgtgttattaatgcgtTTTATTCAATATATCAACCACACATTTTTTATCCACTTTATACTCTTTGACGTTTTtcctctcttctttttgtttccaACATCCTGATGCTCTTCCTCGTTTGACGATTCGTTTTTGAAAACCCTGAATTGTTCACGAGCTTGGGGGTTGGATATATATGTTTCTGGGATATTTAGCTCAGAGAGTGTGTGAAGAAATCCACTCCAGCCTTTGGGAGGGCGTTctggattttttctttttccaaagtCATATGTCAGGTGTTTGAGCAGATCGGTCATACGTGACCCTTTTATTGCTCTTCCTTTAAAGATAAATTCACTCCTGGGGGTCCAACCTCTTTTATCGaaggacagttttctcaacacATATTCAGCATTTCTACGTTGACGTGTGGGGAAGGCTTCCAAAATGTCTGACCTCCCACCATCACCCCCATCCCCCACCCCATCCGCCACCTCTCTGGCTGCCACTGTATCTGTGGCTAACTGCTGTTTCTGAAGAGGCTCTGCGGGGGTTCTTGAGGTAGGGTTAATGTCAGTGAATGACGCTCATTCTGATCTTGTTTAAGGAACCCCAAGTAGCGTTGTAACAAAGTCTCATACTTTTTAACCTTGTCATACTGGTTCAATGTCTGATCTTCTAACACAGCCCTCATCTTTAAATCCATATCATGCTCGGCATCCTGTCGGATGGACGGTTCGGGTCTACTTAGTCATTCCAGGTGTTGCGGCGAGATGAGAAACATCTTCTGCGTCGTCCTCAGAGACATCGTCTTGTGATTAATCTCCTTTCAATAGGCCCCCCAAAAGACTACCTAATGCAGGGGCCACTGCTGCGAGCAGGGGGAGAATAAAGCCCCCTCTCTGAGTCCAAGcgcctctttttcttttcagacTAGCTTTTTTATTTGCCAGTAaacgtatgtattttttttgtttttttattttttgtattgagaaggagataaCGGGATGTGTCCTTTCAAAAGATTTAGGGCAATCTCGCAGAAAGCCTTCACCAAGTCTGGAGAGCTGTGGGCCAATATATCCTTATGCTTTCTCGGTGCTGCGTGAAACAATACTCTGAGTGGCGCTGCGTTCCTTTTTAAAAGCTTTGATATGGCATCAACCTTTAGGTATGTAGACGATCGGCCAGTGCTGTGGGAGTACACCAGTCCTGCCATATAATTGCTGTTTAAACTGATAGTTCGGCTGTATTTACCCTGGTGGAAAACATTCTGAGTCATCACAATGACACTCATATTCCTATGATGTCTATACTGCGTGAATATTTTTACAACCTTGGTGATTGGAGGCTTGGAAGATCAAGTCGTTGAGGATGATAAGATGTGTCTGGTTGCGTGGAAAGAGGCTTTCATCATCAAATGAGTCAGGCAGGCCTTCCACAAATTTCagtcttttatttgttttttgcatgtcatCATACAAGGGTTGATAAGAGGTATAAATCCACACAATGTTTTGAGGCACACATCTTATTACATGTtcacagttttccaaaatactttttacaaaaaatgtttttccgcAGCCACTGGGTCCTGAAATCAGACATGAAAACGGTAGCTCTAATCTAGGGTCAAAATCTACTTGCCCCGTATCCATTTTTTGGTCTAGTAGCCAAACAGGAGAGTTGTACCGTCAGGCAGGAGGCGTCTTTTGTCGTACACCACCCTGAACTTCTTcataaatgttgtgttttttaaatgaaatgtctttttatcACGTATGATACTATGCTGAGGTGTTTCAAGCATGCTGGCATGGGCACGGTCTGATTGAATGTAGCCCTCCACC
Encoded proteins:
- the LOC129179584 gene encoding galactose-specific lectin nattectin-like, with the translated sequence MQSMVDIRAKKPPKSFILPVAIIFILIFIIGLIFIFIFMSSAPPNLQNLPEPKNNQDGAGRVNMEAHLLNAGICPQTWREHGNRCFRFVKDRKKWTDAEAYCVARGGHLASVHNQTMYNFLKELANGCLIWVGGYKENDEWKWTDGSKFEVKKYEEKSEKDAGWANSQPNNCSGRQDCVEMWSCYGLNDESCHLKQPFICQH